Proteins from a single region of Meles meles chromosome 10, mMelMel3.1 paternal haplotype, whole genome shotgun sequence:
- the PURB gene encoding transcriptional activator protein Pur-beta, with the protein MADGDSGSERGGGGGPGGFQPAARGGEQETQELASKRLDIQNKRFYLDVKQNAKGRFLKIAEVGAGGSKSRLTLSMAVAAEFRDYLGDFIEHYAQLGPSSPEQVAAAAAGAEEGGGPRRALKSEFLVRENRKYYLDLKENQRGRFLRIRQTVNRGGGGPGPGGLQSGQTIALPAQGLIEFRDALAKLIDDYGGDDDELAGGPGGGAGGAGGGLYGELPEGTSITVDSKRFFFDVGCNKYGVFLRVSEVKPSYRNAITVPFKAWGKFGGAFCRYADEMKEIQERQRDKLYERRGGDESEGEEVDED; encoded by the coding sequence ATGGCGGACGGCGACAGCGGCAGCGAacgcggtggcggcggcgggcCCGGCGGCTTCCAGCCCGCGGCGCGCGGCGGCGAGCAGGAGACGCAGGAGCTGGCCTCGAAGCGGCTGGACATCCAGAACAAGCGCTTCTACCTGGACGTGAAGCAGAATGCCAAGGGCCGCTTCCTGAAGATCGCCGAGGTGGGCGCGGGGGGCTCCAAGAGCCGCCTGACGCTGTCCATGGCGGTGGCCGCCGAGTTCCGCGACTACCTGGGCGACTTCATCGAGCACTACGCGCAGCTGGGCCCCAGCAGCCCGGAGcaggtggcggcggcggcggcgggcgccgAGGAGGGCGGTGGGCCGCGGCGCGCGCTCAAGAGCGAGTTCCTGGTGCGCGAGAACCGCAAGTACTACCTGGACCTCAAGGAGAACCAGCGCGGCCGCTTCCTGCGCATCCGCCAGACGGTcaaccgcggcggcggcggccccgggCCCGGCGGCCTGCAGAGCGGCCAGACCATCGCGCTGCCCGCGCAGGGCCTCATTGAGTTCCGGGACGCGCTGGCGAAGCTCATCGACGACTACGGCGGCGACGACGACGAgctggcgggcggcccgggcggcggcgcggggggcgcgggcggcggccTGTACGGCGAGCTCCCGGAAGGCACGTCCATCACCGTAGACTCCAAGCGCTTCTTCTTCGACGTGGGCTGCAACAAGTACGGCGTGTTTCTGCGCGTGAGCGAGGTGAAGCCGTCCTACCGTAACGCCATCACCGTCCCCTTCAAGGCCTGGGGCAAGTTCGGGGGCGCCTTTTGCCGGTACGCGGACGAGATGAAGGAGATCCAGGAGCGGCAGAGGGATAAGTTGTACGAGCGGCGCGGTGGCGACGAGTCGGAGGGCGAGGAGGTGGACGAGGACTGA